One Thalassotalea hakodatensis DNA segment encodes these proteins:
- a CDS encoding tetratricopeptide repeat protein, translating into MKLLYAIFLWLNLGWSLNSLQASDDLATLFKKASVALAIDLDKAESLIEKALSLEPNNPEVNFLCGRIMGRQAEDAIFTAMSYANKSLSCLKKAVELQPNKVVYRIGLLNFYLGAPSIAGGDIELASEQVAAIYQLNSVQGALAEIKLLREQDKKDVLKSKLIKWSAKYPKINEFTFRLGLIYQDESNFREAFKAFEQAASSQEQQIYYLNSLYQLGRNAVFSHYNVQEGINSLLIFIAESDGDKGVPSNEWAALRLAQLYRLIENDELTRKYVKLAEKSDERELHRVLKKIYNVR; encoded by the coding sequence TTGAAGTTATTATATGCCATTTTTTTATGGTTGAACTTAGGCTGGTCGTTAAATTCATTGCAAGCATCTGATGATTTAGCCACGCTCTTTAAAAAAGCATCTGTCGCATTAGCTATTGATTTAGACAAAGCGGAATCACTCATAGAGAAAGCACTATCGTTGGAACCCAACAACCCTGAAGTAAACTTTCTTTGTGGTCGGATAATGGGAAGGCAAGCAGAAGATGCTATTTTTACTGCAATGAGTTATGCCAATAAATCATTGTCTTGCTTAAAAAAAGCGGTTGAACTTCAGCCTAATAAAGTTGTTTATAGAATTGGATTACTTAATTTTTATTTGGGAGCACCTTCTATTGCTGGAGGTGATATAGAACTTGCATCAGAACAAGTAGCAGCTATTTATCAATTGAATTCAGTACAAGGTGCATTAGCTGAAATTAAGTTATTGCGTGAACAAGATAAAAAAGATGTATTAAAATCTAAATTAATTAAATGGTCAGCGAAGTATCCTAAGATTAACGAGTTTACTTTTCGTCTTGGCTTGATATACCAAGATGAAAGTAACTTTAGAGAAGCATTCAAAGCTTTTGAACAGGCAGCGTCCAGTCAAGAACAGCAAATATACTATTTGAATTCATTATATCAGCTGGGGAGAAACGCAGTTTTTAGTCACTATAATGTGCAAGAGGGTATTAATTCATTGCTCATTTTTATTGCCGAATCAGATGGCGATAAAGGTGTTCCTTCAAATGAATGGGCTGCACTTCGCTTAGCTCAGTTGTATCGATTGATTGAAAACGATGAATTGACAAGAAAATACGTCAAACTTGCTGAAAAAAGTGATGAACGCGAGTTGCATAGAGTACTTAAGAAAATTTATAACGTTAGGTAA
- a CDS encoding CPBP family intramembrane glutamic endopeptidase yields the protein MININALKTGEASIVLLLLVLILEGPVRLFLQPDPWLLHPTHWYFNQPTRLLVELTVVIVALLVLYKSFARLLFIDKTYIPLMIVASLSSALIFAILELEQLKESFNTPLGNIMLWLMTGFIIGVGQEVVYRGLLFTSLTAYFTARGSSLITTLIFVIAPLHSIRLWELYKLEEYHVVLILITIYVAVSFLFQWLRDKSNSIIVPGVVHGVGNAITWLAVFS from the coding sequence ATGATTAATATTAATGCATTAAAAACAGGTGAAGCTAGCATAGTACTATTATTGTTAGTATTGATACTTGAAGGGCCTGTTCGATTGTTTTTACAGCCTGACCCTTGGCTATTACATCCAACGCATTGGTACTTTAATCAACCAACAAGGTTATTGGTTGAACTTACTGTAGTAATTGTCGCACTGTTAGTGCTTTATAAATCGTTTGCCCGTTTATTGTTTATTGATAAAACATACATTCCTCTTATGATTGTTGCATCACTTAGCTCGGCATTAATTTTTGCTATTTTGGAGCTTGAACAATTAAAAGAAAGCTTTAATACGCCGCTAGGTAACATAATGTTATGGTTAATGACGGGGTTTATCATTGGTGTTGGCCAAGAAGTTGTTTATAGAGGGTTATTATTTACCTCATTGACAGCCTACTTTACAGCAAGGGGGTCATCATTAATTACAACGCTCATCTTTGTTATTGCCCCACTGCATTCAATAAGGTTATGGGAGCTCTATAAATTAGAAGAATACCATGTTGTTTTGATTTTAATTACAATTTATGTAGCAGTAAGTTTCTTGTTTCAATGGTTAAGAGATAAAAGCAACAGTATAATTGTACCGGGGGTAGTCCATGGAGTCGGGAATGCAATTACATGGCTAGCAGTGTTTTCTTAG
- a CDS encoding ExbD/TolR family protein — translation MSRRRHAEEANESEVDMTPMLDIVFILLIFFIVTTSFVREEGILVNRPKAQNNPPNNATPTVVVQISENGQIKFNGKPVDIERLGARIESFLAENLTNSAVIIPEYETTHDMVVQVMDQVKQFDQLVISIGKSKK, via the coding sequence ATGAGTAGAAGAAGACACGCAGAAGAAGCCAACGAAAGTGAAGTAGATATGACGCCAATGTTGGATATTGTATTTATACTATTGATTTTCTTTATCGTAACGACCTCTTTTGTTCGCGAAGAAGGTATTTTAGTAAATAGACCAAAAGCGCAAAATAACCCGCCTAATAACGCTACTCCTACCGTTGTTGTTCAAATTAGTGAAAATGGACAAATTAAATTTAACGGCAAACCAGTAGATATTGAACGATTAGGTGCACGTATAGAGAGCTTCTTAGCTGAAAACCTAACAAACAGTGCTGTTATTATTCCTGAATATGAAACAACACACGATATGGTTGTTCAAGTAATGGATCAGGTAAAACAATTTGATCAACTCGTTATTTCAATTGGTAAGTCTAAAAAATAG
- a CDS encoding pseudouridine synthase, with translation MANNNALNRQRLDKRISQALNISRKDVKRLLAKQEISVDGVTTQNADEIVNKFSKIIVTTQLLPFEEAYYLMLNKPKGVVSATKDNKHQTVINLLNFPYKNELHIVGRLDLNSTGLILLTNDSRWSEQITNPSAKVEKQYLVTVDKPITQDYATAFAQGMYFEYENATTLPAQLEILTSYKALVIIQEGKYHQIKRMFGRFQNKVLSIHRISVGHITLDKNLKAGDSRSLSVEEINNNYKNNNFAGKF, from the coding sequence GTGGCAAACAACAACGCATTAAACCGTCAGCGATTAGATAAGCGAATATCACAAGCATTAAACATTTCCCGTAAAGACGTTAAACGCTTACTTGCAAAACAAGAGATAAGTGTTGATGGAGTAACAACTCAAAATGCAGACGAAATTGTTAACAAATTTTCAAAAATTATTGTAACAACACAACTATTACCTTTTGAAGAAGCTTATTACCTAATGTTAAATAAGCCTAAAGGTGTAGTATCAGCTACAAAAGACAATAAACACCAAACCGTTATTAACTTATTAAACTTTCCGTATAAAAACGAATTACATATAGTAGGAAGGTTAGACCTAAATAGCACAGGGCTTATATTATTAACCAATGACAGTCGATGGTCTGAACAAATAACCAACCCATCTGCTAAAGTGGAAAAGCAGTACTTAGTGACTGTCGATAAACCTATAACGCAAGATTATGCAACAGCATTTGCCCAGGGCATGTATTTTGAGTATGAAAATGCAACAACATTACCTGCGCAGCTTGAAATACTGACGAGTTATAAAGCCTTGGTTATCATTCAAGAAGGAAAATATCATCAAATTAAGCGTATGTTCGGCCGTTTTCAAAACAAAGTTTTAAGCATACACCGCATTAGTGTTGGTCATATCACTCTTGATAAAAACCTTAAAGCTGGCGACTCAAGATCATTAAGCGTTGAAGAAATAAACAACAACTATAAAAATAATAATTTTGCAGGTAAATTCTAA
- the gltX gene encoding glutamate--tRNA ligase, which produces MSLTTRFAPSPTGYLHVGGARTALYSWLYAQKNGGEFILRIEDTDLERSTQESVDAIMDGMNWLNLSWTKGPYFQTERFDRYKEVIQQLIVSGNAYRCYSTAEEVEAMREEARAKGEKEKYNGIWRERTDYPEDKPFVIRFKNPLDGSVVINDLVKGDIVISNEELDDLIIARSDGSPTYNLTVVVDDWDMGVTHVVRGDDHVNNTPRQINILKALGAPLPEYAHIPMILGDDGKRLSKRHGAVSVMQYRDDGYLPEALLNYLVRLGWSHGDQEIFSREEMIELFDLTGCNRAPSAFNTDKLIWVNQHYMKSLDPEYVAEHLAWHMKEQGISTESGPALSEIVKVQADRVKTLKEMAEISRYFYQDFTEFDATAAKKHLRPVAEQPLQLVREKLSLVSDWTPEAIQQAINATAEELELGMGKVGMPLRVAATGAGNSPSLDVTLALLPQEKVLTRIDMALAVIEARKANS; this is translated from the coding sequence ATGAGCCTAACAACTCGATTTGCACCTAGCCCTACAGGGTATTTACATGTCGGTGGTGCCCGCACTGCCCTTTATAGTTGGTTATATGCACAGAAGAACGGCGGTGAATTTATTCTTCGTATTGAAGATACTGATTTAGAGCGCTCTACTCAAGAATCTGTAGATGCCATTATGGATGGTATGAACTGGCTGAATTTGTCTTGGACTAAGGGCCCGTACTTTCAAACTGAGCGTTTTGATCGTTATAAAGAAGTCATTCAACAACTGATTGTTTCAGGTAATGCATATCGTTGTTACTCAACAGCAGAAGAAGTTGAAGCAATGCGTGAAGAAGCTCGCGCTAAAGGTGAGAAAGAAAAATATAACGGTATATGGCGTGAAAGAACCGATTACCCAGAGGATAAGCCATTTGTCATTCGCTTTAAGAACCCTCTTGACGGTAGCGTTGTGATTAATGACTTAGTTAAAGGCGATATCGTCATTTCAAACGAAGAACTTGACGATTTAATTATTGCGCGTTCAGATGGGTCACCAACGTATAATTTAACGGTTGTTGTTGATGATTGGGATATGGGGGTTACACATGTCGTTCGTGGTGACGATCATGTGAACAATACGCCTCGTCAAATTAATATATTAAAAGCGTTAGGCGCCCCATTACCAGAATATGCCCACATTCCCATGATATTAGGAGACGATGGCAAACGTTTGTCAAAACGTCATGGTGCGGTTTCTGTGATGCAATATCGTGATGATGGGTATTTACCTGAAGCATTACTGAATTATTTAGTGCGTTTAGGTTGGTCTCATGGTGATCAAGAGATTTTTTCTCGTGAAGAAATGATCGAATTGTTTGATTTAACTGGTTGCAATAGGGCACCTTCAGCCTTTAACACTGATAAATTGATTTGGGTAAATCAGCACTATATGAAATCACTTGATCCAGAATATGTTGCCGAACATTTAGCTTGGCACATGAAAGAGCAAGGTATTTCAACAGAAAGTGGGCCTGCATTAAGTGAAATTGTTAAGGTGCAAGCAGATCGCGTAAAAACGCTAAAAGAAATGGCAGAAATATCACGTTACTTTTATCAAGATTTTACCGAGTTTGACGCTACTGCCGCGAAAAAGCATTTGCGACCTGTAGCGGAACAACCATTACAACTTGTTAGAGAAAAGTTATCGTTAGTGTCTGATTGGACACCAGAAGCTATTCAACAAGCAATTAATGCAACAGCAGAAGAGCTTGAATTAGGCATGGGTAAAGTAGGTATGCCATTGCGTGTAGCCGCAACTGGTGCTGGTAATTCTCCTTCGTTAGATGTGACACTTGCTTTGTTACCTCAGGAAAAGGTATTAACAAGAATAGATATGGCATTAGCAGTAATTGAAGCGCGAAAAGCGAATAGTTAA
- a CDS encoding DUF6445 family protein, with the protein MIKKAISDDLSFNTDVTPNVEYIGNEGSPILVFDNISVKPELLVSQFLKNQNKAKPARGKDNYYPGDHLEVESIYADNLNKLLAPYIKKYFNLPAAYLERIFCDFSIVNTPEEQLTPLQALPHYDSHGSGNLAGIHFLCDPPYLGTGFYRHQETGIELMSRKKVNNYLKALEQHIESPDFEKKYISGHIPHFDLIHTIPAKFNRLVIYRSQALHTALIDNFLLNNPVDNGRLTLRSFLFY; encoded by the coding sequence ATGATTAAAAAAGCTATAAGTGATGATCTCTCTTTCAACACAGACGTTACTCCAAACGTTGAATATATCGGCAATGAAGGCAGTCCAATTCTAGTTTTCGATAATATCAGCGTAAAACCTGAACTTTTAGTTTCTCAATTCTTAAAAAATCAAAACAAAGCTAAACCTGCACGTGGTAAAGATAACTACTATCCAGGAGATCACTTAGAAGTAGAGTCAATCTATGCTGATAACTTAAATAAGTTACTAGCTCCCTACATAAAAAAATATTTTAATTTACCTGCTGCCTACCTAGAGCGAATATTCTGTGACTTTTCTATTGTAAACACTCCAGAAGAACAATTGACCCCATTACAAGCTTTACCTCATTACGACTCTCATGGTTCTGGAAATCTAGCTGGTATACACTTTTTATGCGATCCTCCTTATCTAGGTACAGGTTTTTATCGTCATCAAGAAACTGGTATTGAGTTAATGTCTCGTAAAAAAGTTAATAATTACCTTAAAGCTCTAGAGCAGCACATAGAGTCACCTGATTTTGAAAAAAAATATATAAGTGGTCACATACCACACTTCGATTTAATACATACTATACCCGCTAAATTTAATCGTTTAGTAATTTACCGTAGCCAAGCTCTGCATACTGCATTAATCGACAATTTTCTGTTAAATAATCCAGTAGATAATGGTCGATTAACATTAAGAAGTTTTTTATTTTACTAG
- a CDS encoding SapC family protein: MNVKLKPLSFEHHGQLKLKKGPHLDAIFKSNNVDIAIHEFAKVACEAPIIFIKDQDSGQFRVVAVTGLKVGENLFVHQGKWQANFIPHCIGNTPFYLGHSQDSADIDDAVLLVDEKNGALGKEGTALFNDDGEYSDYVSATKESLKDYVKFQHMTKQFINFIVEHELLVSREIDITAGEESVSLHGIYLIDQQKLDSLSDELFVKLRKLNFLPLIYTHLTSISQFSNLISNREK; encoded by the coding sequence GTGAATGTAAAATTAAAGCCTCTTTCATTTGAACATCATGGCCAATTAAAATTAAAAAAAGGTCCCCATCTAGATGCTATTTTTAAATCAAATAATGTCGATATAGCTATACATGAATTTGCTAAAGTAGCTTGTGAAGCACCTATAATATTTATTAAAGATCAAGACAGTGGCCAATTTAGAGTTGTTGCTGTTACTGGCCTTAAAGTTGGAGAAAATCTTTTTGTTCATCAAGGAAAATGGCAGGCTAATTTTATACCTCATTGCATAGGTAATACGCCCTTTTATTTAGGTCATAGTCAAGATTCTGCTGACATAGATGATGCAGTTTTACTAGTCGACGAAAAGAATGGAGCACTTGGCAAAGAAGGAACTGCACTTTTTAATGATGATGGCGAATATTCAGATTATGTTTCTGCTACTAAAGAGTCTTTAAAAGACTATGTTAAGTTTCAGCATATGACTAAACAATTTATTAACTTTATTGTGGAACATGAACTGCTTGTATCTCGTGAAATTGACATAACTGCTGGTGAAGAATCAGTGTCATTACATGGCATTTATTTAATTGATCAACAAAAGTTAGATAGTCTATCTGATGAGCTGTTTGTCAAGTTGAGAAAGTTAAACTTTTTACCGTTAATTTATACCCACTTAACATCAATTAGTCAGTTTTCTAATTTGATATCAAACCGTGAAAAATAA
- a CDS encoding porin family protein, whose product MKKLLFFTLLASTYATTVCAEDSWYIGAFYNTQEISPVRDFNSAGFIAGYQYNEYFALETRFAAGTSGYSGSYGGTKPEGSYKEDIDTQASLLIKASYPLFDSFKVYGLAGYSNTKLEINGLGQDKGSVGTITDDLPFKRSESESGFSYGFGLDYQINAQLKVFVDYQILPDFEPNSSFSRSWKSTTIGVNYSF is encoded by the coding sequence ATGAAAAAACTATTATTTTTTACGCTTCTTGCCTCAACATACGCTACAACGGTGTGCGCTGAAGACAGTTGGTATATTGGCGCATTCTACAATACGCAAGAAATATCTCCTGTTCGAGATTTTAATTCTGCCGGATTCATTGCAGGTTATCAATATAATGAATACTTTGCTCTTGAAACTAGGTTTGCTGCAGGTACATCGGGTTACTCAGGTTCTTATGGCGGCACCAAACCTGAAGGTAGCTATAAAGAAGATATTGACACACAAGCCTCTCTATTAATTAAGGCATCTTACCCTTTATTTGATTCATTTAAAGTGTATGGTTTAGCCGGTTATTCGAATACAAAACTGGAAATAAATGGTTTAGGACAAGATAAGGGGTCAGTGGGTACTATCACAGATGACCTCCCTTTCAAACGCAGTGAATCCGAAAGTGGCTTTAGCTATGGATTCGGTTTAGATTATCAAATAAACGCACAATTAAAAGTGTTCGTTGATTATCAAATTCTTCCTGATTTTGAACCTAATTCAAGTTTTTCTAGAAGCTGGAAGAGTACAACAATTGGTGTTAATTATTCTTTTTAA
- a CDS encoding acylase, with protein MVKVTIKKALKPAIAIGIASLVSACGNDYKYESVNQLAPAEPETPTPPTTKAPLPTFAPEGMLSANIRWTDYGVPHVKADNLESLAYGVGYAYAKDNICILADQVVKYNSQRSMYFGPDLNPGSGDSEHLINDFGYLALGIRKQAEQHFNGMSENSRALLTGYAAGYNKYLSDNTDDVDLSCAGQPWLQPITNIDVLTYSLGVALLPGAANFLGPMFLAAPPGESYLPYPKAASASASSIKYAPKVKMPERNPLDLGSNGWGLGKDKTENGKGMVLANPHFPHTGNLRFWQFHSIIPEHMNVMGGSLSGMPGVVNIGFNDNVAWTHTFSTAEHFVVYQLTLDGSLPGNNQVIDGAPRAIEEQELVIDVAVAPGQTIKLAKKSYSTVQGPMIVVPGNFEWSASGAYAIKDANLGNFDIVDHWLAMNVASNMDEFKQAFKSHDGVIFNNTMSADKEGNVFYIDDSTVPNLSDTAIHELTTNPLLIGAKQLAGFTVLPGHISAFVYEGAVPYDNAPKYEGSDYVQNSNDSFWLTNAESPITGVSPLYGQVGNQQSLRSRMAHKLLADAAGDDGLFTIEEVENALLGNRNYLGEAVLTDLLAACTEQGSTPVNGTDISAGCGALSAWDGTMNLNSSAAHLFREFAFQFSTSPQWSVPFNVEDPINTPNTLASNTTILAHFATAIEKVEQAGIALDATLGQVQFVERSLPNGQASGVKYPWGGAHNIEGGFNVFNNRRHTANNGTLLPNHGYETQDNTSILSTEAGGYHIGYGSSWMTVVNFTDEGPKAKGLLTYSQSRAYGTEHSADQTQLYSMEPQLRPLRFTESEIEANKINEITITNAQ; from the coding sequence ATCGTGAAAGTTACCATTAAAAAGGCATTAAAGCCTGCCATCGCTATAGGTATAGCAAGTTTAGTTTCAGCCTGTGGCAACGATTATAAATATGAAAGTGTTAACCAATTAGCACCTGCGGAACCAGAAACACCTACACCACCAACAACTAAGGCACCTTTACCTACGTTTGCGCCTGAAGGTATGTTGTCAGCAAATATACGATGGACAGACTACGGTGTACCGCACGTTAAAGCCGACAATTTAGAAAGCTTGGCTTACGGGGTAGGTTATGCATACGCTAAAGATAATATTTGTATACTTGCAGACCAAGTCGTGAAATATAATTCACAGCGTTCAATGTATTTCGGACCCGATTTAAATCCTGGTTCTGGTGATTCAGAACATCTTATCAATGACTTTGGTTACCTTGCTCTTGGCATTAGAAAACAGGCAGAGCAACACTTTAATGGTATGTCAGAAAATAGCCGCGCGCTGTTAACTGGCTATGCCGCTGGTTATAACAAATATTTAAGTGATAACACCGACGACGTTGATTTAAGCTGTGCTGGGCAGCCTTGGTTACAACCTATCACCAACATAGATGTACTAACTTATTCTTTAGGTGTTGCATTATTACCCGGTGCTGCAAACTTTTTAGGCCCAATGTTTTTAGCTGCACCTCCTGGAGAAAGCTATTTACCTTACCCTAAAGCAGCGAGTGCTTCTGCAAGTTCAATCAAGTATGCACCAAAGGTGAAAATGCCAGAGCGTAATCCATTAGATTTAGGTTCTAATGGTTGGGGTTTAGGGAAAGATAAAACAGAAAATGGTAAAGGTATGGTATTGGCTAATCCTCATTTTCCACATACGGGGAACTTAAGATTTTGGCAGTTTCATAGCATTATTCCTGAGCATATGAATGTTATGGGAGGCTCTTTATCTGGTATGCCAGGCGTAGTGAATATTGGCTTTAATGATAATGTTGCATGGACTCATACTTTTTCGACCGCAGAGCATTTTGTGGTTTATCAATTGACCTTAGATGGATCTCTACCTGGTAACAATCAAGTCATTGATGGTGCTCCTCGAGCAATTGAAGAGCAAGAGCTTGTGATTGATGTTGCTGTTGCGCCAGGTCAAACGATTAAGTTAGCGAAGAAAAGTTACTCAACGGTTCAAGGCCCGATGATCGTTGTACCAGGTAACTTTGAATGGTCAGCAAGTGGTGCCTATGCAATTAAAGACGCTAATTTAGGAAATTTTGATATTGTTGATCATTGGCTAGCGATGAATGTTGCTAGCAACATGGATGAATTTAAGCAGGCCTTTAAGTCACATGATGGCGTTATTTTTAATAATACGATGTCAGCTGATAAAGAAGGCAATGTCTTTTATATTGATGATTCAACCGTGCCTAACCTATCTGATACCGCTATTCATGAGCTAACAACTAACCCATTACTGATTGGCGCTAAACAGCTTGCAGGGTTTACTGTTTTACCCGGTCATATTTCAGCATTTGTTTATGAAGGGGCCGTACCGTACGATAACGCGCCAAAATATGAAGGAAGTGACTACGTACAAAACTCGAACGATAGTTTTTGGCTTACTAATGCCGAATCTCCTATTACGGGGGTTTCTCCATTATACGGCCAAGTAGGAAATCAACAGTCTTTACGTTCAAGAATGGCGCATAAGCTCTTAGCTGATGCAGCTGGAGACGATGGATTATTTACTATCGAGGAAGTAGAAAATGCATTGCTTGGTAATCGTAATTATTTAGGTGAAGCGGTATTAACGGATCTATTAGCTGCATGTACCGAGCAAGGTAGCACACCAGTAAATGGCACGGATATTAGCGCAGGTTGTGGTGCTTTATCGGCATGGGATGGCACAATGAACTTAAACAGTAGTGCAGCTCACTTGTTTAGAGAGTTTGCATTTCAATTTTCGACTAGCCCTCAGTGGTCTGTGCCTTTTAATGTAGAAGACCCCATAAATACACCAAATACACTTGCTTCAAATACCACTATTTTAGCGCACTTTGCCACGGCGATTGAAAAAGTAGAACAAGCCGGAATCGCCTTAGATGCAACGCTTGGTCAGGTGCAGTTTGTTGAGCGTAGCTTACCTAACGGACAAGCGTCAGGTGTTAAATATCCTTGGGGTGGAGCGCATAATATTGAAGGTGGTTTTAATGTCTTTAATAACCGTCGTCATACGGCAAATAATGGTACGTTATTACCAAATCATGGCTATGAAACACAAGACAATACTTCAATCTTAAGTACAGAAGCTGGTGGTTATCATATTGGATACGGTAGTAGCTGGATGACCGTAGTAAACTTTACGGATGAAGGACCTAAAGCGAAAGGGTTATTAACGTACTCGCAGTCTAGAGCTTACGGTACTGAACATAGTGCTGATCAAACTCAGCTTTATTCAATGGAGCCGCAGCTTAGGCCGTTACGATTTACTGAGTCAGAAATTGAAGCGAATAAAATTAACGAAATTACTATTACAAACGCACAATAA
- a CDS encoding DEAD/DEAH box helicase — translation MHFNDFGFDKRLMSTIEHLGFEQPTDIQHQAIPLAMQGHDLIASSKTGSGKTLAFILPAMHRISKMRALSKKDPRVVILTPTRELAKQVFNQLRLFTSGSAFKAALILGGENFNDQVKVLEKDPHFVVATPGRLTDHLTKGHFYLNGLEMLILDEADRMLDLGFSKELNLINDRADHRKRQTLMFSATLDHAQVNEFALKLLNKPKRVAIGAAHTEHKDINKRFYLADNLDQKQVLLTHFLSKEISQQLIIFTATRSDTERLATELEQQGHNTVALSGELSQSKRNQIMESFAKGQHKILITTDLASRGLDLTNVSHVINFDLPKHTEEFVHRIGRTGRAGNKGDAISFVGPKDWLSFKNIEAFLQQSFTFSTVEGINVKFSGLKPKKASNAKNKVNKPKQEKAAVKKLPPKKVRKVNFEKDVGDLPILKHSRVKSYNDIDRDDEG, via the coding sequence TTGCATTTTAATGACTTTGGTTTTGACAAACGTTTAATGTCTACAATAGAGCATTTAGGTTTTGAACAACCAACAGATATTCAACACCAAGCAATACCGTTAGCAATGCAGGGGCATGATTTAATAGCCTCAAGCAAAACGGGCTCAGGAAAAACACTAGCGTTTATATTGCCTGCAATGCATAGAATTTCTAAAATGCGTGCGCTTTCTAAGAAAGATCCAAGAGTGGTGATATTGACGCCAACACGCGAGTTGGCGAAGCAAGTATTCAATCAGCTTCGCTTATTCACAAGTGGTAGTGCGTTTAAAGCAGCGTTGATCCTTGGAGGTGAAAACTTTAATGACCAAGTAAAGGTATTAGAGAAAGATCCGCATTTTGTTGTCGCTACGCCAGGCCGTTTAACGGATCATTTAACCAAAGGACATTTTTATTTAAATGGTTTAGAAATGTTAATTCTTGATGAAGCTGATCGTATGCTGGATTTAGGTTTCTCAAAAGAATTAAATCTTATAAATGATCGCGCCGATCATCGAAAACGCCAAACATTAATGTTTTCAGCAACATTAGATCATGCACAAGTAAATGAATTTGCTTTAAAGCTTTTAAATAAACCTAAACGAGTTGCAATAGGCGCTGCCCATACTGAGCATAAAGATATTAATAAACGCTTTTACTTAGCAGATAACCTTGACCAAAAACAAGTATTGTTAACGCACTTTCTCTCGAAAGAAATATCACAACAGTTGATTATATTTACTGCGACACGTTCAGATACGGAAAGGTTAGCGACCGAATTAGAACAGCAAGGACACAATACTGTTGCCTTAAGCGGCGAGTTATCGCAAAGCAAGCGTAACCAAATTATGGAAAGTTTTGCTAAAGGGCAGCATAAAATATTGATCACTACAGATCTTGCCTCAAGAGGCTTAGACTTAACCAATGTTTCTCACGTCATTAATTTTGATTTACCTAAACATACTGAAGAATTTGTTCACCGAATAGGGCGAACTGGCCGCGCTGGTAATAAAGGTGATGCCATTTCATTTGTTGGACCGAAAGATTGGTTAAGTTTTAAAAATATAGAAGCTTTTTTACAACAGTCATTTACCTTTTCAACAGTTGAAGGTATTAACGTTAAATTTTCTGGTCTAAAACCGAAAAAAGCGAGTAATGCAAAAAATAAAGTCAATAAGCCGAAACAAGAAAAAGCCGCAGTTAAAAAATTACCACCCAAAAAAGTAAGAAAAGTTAACTTTGAAAAAGATGTTGGTGATTTACCTATATTGAAACATAGCCGTGTAAAGTCTTATAATGACATTGATCGTGATGATGAAGGTTGA
- a CDS encoding GFA family protein — MANTASCLCGKITFFVQEFMSAVAHCHCTMCRKFHGAAFSTFAEVSLNHITFTRGEALLQSYVADNNSVRKFCKCCGSSLIFESAFNRSDNTIEVALAAFDHIETIKPNAHIYVANKAPWFEITDNIPQFKHFRV; from the coding sequence ATGGCAAATACGGCTAGCTGTTTGTGTGGGAAAATAACTTTTTTTGTGCAAGAGTTTATGTCGGCTGTGGCTCATTGTCATTGTACTATGTGTCGTAAATTTCATGGTGCGGCATTTTCTACTTTTGCAGAGGTTAGCCTTAACCATATTACTTTTACTCGTGGTGAAGCGTTGCTTCAAAGCTACGTTGCCGATAATAACAGTGTAAGAAAATTCTGCAAATGTTGTGGGTCAAGTCTGATCTTCGAATCAGCATTTAATCGCTCAGATAATACCATTGAAGTGGCACTCGCAGCGTTTGATCATATTGAAACGATAAAGCCTAACGCACATATTTATGTCGCAAATAAAGCGCCATGGTTTGAAATCACAGACAACATACCTCAATTTAAACATTTTAGAGTATAA